From one Ignavibacteria bacterium genomic stretch:
- a CDS encoding 4Fe-4S dicluster domain-containing protein — translation MAIYITSDCINCGACEPECPNTAIYEAGAPWELAGVTYNDSTSPGNFSGDFFSTSVYYIVPDKCTECEGFYDEPQCAAVCPVDCCLPDPNNPETKEQLLKKKEYLDTIDPGRLRV, via the coding sequence ATGGCCATTTACATTACATCAGATTGTATCAATTGCGGTGCGTGCGAGCCTGAATGCCCAAACACCGCCATATATGAAGCGGGAGCTCCATGGGAGCTTGCCGGTGTTACATATAACGATAGTACGTCGCCCGGAAATTTCTCGGGTGACTTCTTCTCAACGTCAGTGTATTACATCGTTCCCGACAAATGCACTGAATGCGAGGGATTTTACGACGAACCACAATGTGCCGCCGTATGTCCGGTTGACTGTTGTCTGCCCGACCCAAACAATCCTGAAACCAAGGAGCAACTCCTTAAAAAGAAGGAGTACCTGGATACCATCGACCCAGGAAGACTACGGGTTTAA
- a CDS encoding TlpA family protein disulfide reductase: MIRISFFTLVLTLIGVNIVRAAGTVSIFPANPQAGASVEIEYKPGPAEKAWFGNSAQPHVVVFAFSDVKDLPEAIESQLKNDGKRWTTSVLLPSNTVFVMLKVGDGKQYDTNDDVFWSAMIHDASGKPVRGAAMKAAQVLLGQMPAELRCKQDIDEAAAILTKEVQLHSRNVAAQINLVLLNASRGEMPQEEATARLNEFVRTTLVPATADDALALSAAFRALQKEGESHKIILDASQRFPGSKVSEQLELEEINRVNNIDDFLNRAMIFLNKYPQSSLRGSLIESAINSASKQGAYSSLLTFIERVTHLPAIAYYQAVNYIGAQDSLRSQAMELIRKGLKAVDDDQARFFWIGKSEWNHQQTVAKSQLLFVQGAIQRFDGKNQEAISSLKESVNTVGGQADPGVYEMLIATLVAQSDNPGIIQYAEMALKNGAPSPMIQEAFVNALVAGGRSKADAEALVLQHKKTGQSAVTERLKREMLFMPMVDGEFASYPGGEKIRIADWKGKVVLIDYWATWCGPCRKSFPSLQKLYEKYKDNPNVVFAVVNVWERDTDRTKIVKDFLSNNPTLTFPMYIDKDDSVVKKYGVTGIPTKFFLGKDGRIQFKEVGLLPDEQFIEESSQKIELLLNQ, from the coding sequence ATGATTCGTATATCTTTCTTTACACTTGTTCTGACGCTGATTGGCGTTAACATCGTACGTGCAGCCGGAACAGTGAGCATTTTCCCGGCAAATCCGCAGGCAGGTGCTTCGGTTGAAATTGAATACAAGCCGGGTCCGGCAGAAAAAGCCTGGTTCGGAAATAGTGCCCAACCCCACGTGGTGGTATTTGCGTTTTCCGATGTAAAGGACTTACCGGAAGCAATCGAAAGTCAGTTGAAAAATGACGGTAAGCGGTGGACCACTTCCGTGTTGTTGCCATCGAACACGGTTTTTGTGATGTTAAAGGTTGGCGACGGAAAACAGTATGATACCAATGACGATGTGTTCTGGTCAGCAATGATTCATGATGCCAGCGGAAAACCCGTACGTGGTGCAGCCATGAAGGCTGCCCAGGTTCTGCTGGGTCAGATGCCGGCTGAATTGCGATGTAAACAGGATATTGATGAAGCTGCAGCAATTCTTACAAAGGAAGTGCAACTGCATTCCAGAAATGTTGCGGCGCAAATTAACCTTGTCCTGTTAAATGCCAGCAGGGGCGAAATGCCACAGGAAGAGGCTACAGCACGGTTAAATGAGTTCGTTAGAACTACGCTTGTACCGGCTACTGCTGACGATGCTTTGGCGTTGAGTGCAGCATTCAGAGCGCTTCAAAAGGAAGGCGAGTCGCATAAGATTATTCTGGATGCTTCACAGCGCTTTCCCGGATCAAAGGTGTCGGAACAACTGGAGCTTGAAGAGATTAACAGAGTTAATAATATTGACGATTTCCTGAACCGTGCAATGATATTCCTGAATAAGTATCCACAGAGTTCACTGCGCGGAAGCCTGATAGAGTCGGCAATTAATAGTGCCTCAAAACAAGGTGCGTATTCGTCACTGCTTACGTTTATCGAGAGGGTTACACACCTTCCAGCAATTGCGTATTATCAGGCCGTGAATTATATCGGTGCTCAAGACTCGCTGCGCTCACAAGCGATGGAATTGATCCGGAAGGGGCTTAAGGCCGTGGATGACGATCAGGCCAGGTTCTTTTGGATAGGGAAGTCGGAATGGAATCATCAGCAAACGGTTGCCAAGAGCCAACTATTGTTTGTCCAGGGTGCCATTCAACGGTTTGACGGAAAAAATCAGGAGGCAATTTCATCCTTAAAGGAAAGCGTTAACACCGTTGGCGGTCAGGCCGACCCGGGTGTGTACGAGATGCTGATTGCAACACTGGTTGCTCAGTCTGACAATCCGGGTATTATTCAGTATGCCGAGATGGCATTGAAAAACGGAGCGCCGTCACCCATGATTCAAGAGGCGTTTGTTAATGCACTTGTAGCAGGCGGACGCTCAAAGGCAGATGCTGAGGCGTTAGTGTTACAGCATAAAAAAACCGGACAGTCGGCTGTGACTGAAAGGCTGAAACGCGAGATGTTGTTCATGCCGATGGTTGATGGCGAGTTTGCATCATACCCCGGCGGAGAAAAAATAAGAATCGCTGATTGGAAGGGAAAGGTTGTATTAATTGACTACTGGGCAACATGGTGCGGACCGTGCAGGAAGAGTTTTCCCTCACTTCAAAAACTTTACGAAAAGTATAAGGATAATCCCAATGTTGTTTTCGCAGTTGTGAATGTGTGGGAGCGAGATACTGACAGAACGAAAATTGTAAAAGACTTTCTCTCGAACAACCCTACTCTAACATTTCCAATGTATATCGACAAAGATGACAGCGTAGTGAAGAAGTATGGGGTAACCGGAATACCAACAAAGTTTTTCCTGGGCAAGGATGGTCGGATTCAGTTTAAAGAGGTGGGTCTTCTGCCGGATGAACAATTTATCGAAGAATCATCACAGAAAATTGAACTACTACTCAACCAGTAA
- a CDS encoding amidohydrolase encodes MEIHVERGKIRAVLPSPMEVLIRTERETFSFPGACVVPGFVDSHVHLLGVGQSASIPSLHSATNVSDCIRMLQQATPVHGWIQARGWNENNWDNPRLPDATDLDAAFPDVPVICYRADGHAAWVNSCALRYSGYSHASGLLVDSDVEHVTRVIPGPDRTEIEQWLIKGSELFAAAGVTEVHDMDVAPDVVGITRELGEQGKLAVRVQSFVSAQHFEFYHHGLLPAGGEIQRTFGVKMFADGALGSRGAALLQPYSDRPDTSGTLLLTSNDIYKRTMQAIDDGWWSVAVHAIGDRAVREVLNAFEQVRNTAGTPDTVLRIEHAQTVAPDDVRRFADLNVIASVQPVHAVSDAAMATDKLGTDRLRTAYRLRSFLDNGIKVITGTDAPVESVSALQTLDACMTRTHAAGLANDECISADDAMRSAGVWAHSAAHVDHRRGTLAVGMDADFTVLDRPLVVTTSNADNVHVLATFMAGQPRYLP; translated from the coding sequence ATGGAAATCCACGTCGAGCGAGGAAAAATACGTGCGGTACTCCCCTCGCCGATGGAAGTGCTTATTCGAACTGAACGGGAAACATTTTCTTTTCCCGGTGCATGTGTTGTGCCCGGCTTTGTAGATAGCCACGTCCACCTGCTAGGTGTGGGACAGTCGGCCAGCATCCCTTCGTTGCATTCCGCAACAAACGTCAGCGACTGTATCCGTATGCTCCAACAGGCTACGCCCGTTCATGGCTGGATTCAGGCAAGGGGCTGGAATGAGAACAACTGGGACAATCCAAGGCTGCCTGACGCTACTGACCTGGATGCTGCCTTCCCTGATGTGCCTGTGATCTGTTATCGTGCGGATGGCCATGCCGCCTGGGTAAACAGTTGTGCCCTGCGCTATAGCGGTTATTCTCACGCTTCCGGACTTCTGGTTGATTCCGATGTTGAACACGTGACCCGGGTGATTCCCGGACCGGACCGAACCGAGATTGAACAGTGGCTCATCAAGGGTAGTGAACTGTTTGCCGCTGCAGGGGTAACTGAAGTTCATGATATGGACGTTGCACCTGACGTTGTCGGAATTACTCGCGAGCTTGGCGAGCAGGGAAAGCTGGCCGTCCGTGTTCAATCCTTCGTTTCTGCACAGCACTTCGAATTTTACCACCATGGTCTGCTGCCCGCCGGAGGTGAGATCCAGCGAACATTTGGTGTTAAGATGTTTGCCGACGGTGCACTGGGATCACGTGGGGCAGCACTGTTGCAACCGTATTCAGACCGTCCGGATACCAGCGGAACACTACTGCTGACAAGTAACGATATTTATAAACGAACAATGCAGGCTATTGACGATGGCTGGTGGAGCGTTGCTGTTCATGCGATTGGCGACCGTGCCGTGCGTGAAGTATTGAATGCTTTTGAGCAGGTGCGGAACACTGCTGGTACACCAGATACGGTTCTGCGCATCGAGCATGCACAAACCGTGGCACCTGATGATGTTCGCCGGTTTGCAGACCTCAATGTTATCGCAAGCGTACAGCCTGTCCACGCGGTTTCAGATGCCGCCATGGCCACTGATAAACTCGGCACTGACAGACTCCGAACAGCATACAGATTACGGTCGTTCCTTGACAACGGCATCAAGGTGATCACTGGAACAGATGCTCCGGTTGAATCCGTATCGGCGCTGCAAACACTCGACGCCTGCATGACACGAACTCATGCGGCTGGGCTTGCTAACGATGAGTGTATTTCTGCCGACGATGCGATGCGATCTGCCGGGGTATGGGCACATTCTGCTGCTCACGTTGATCATCGCCGCGGTACCCTGGCTGTTGGGATGGACGCTGACTTTACCGTGCTTGACAGGCCGCTGGTTGTAACAACATCCAACGCTGACAATGTACATGTTTTAGCTACATTTATGGCAGGCCAGCCTCGATATCTTCCCTGA